One Triticum dicoccoides isolate Atlit2015 ecotype Zavitan chromosome 3B, WEW_v2.0, whole genome shotgun sequence genomic window, TGTTTTCTGTTCGTGGAAAAGAAGACAGGCAATGAATAAACTAGAAGGAATATCTGTGTTCTCAGATGCAATATAAACAGAGGTATCATTGTGATGTAAACACATTATATTAGTTCTTTTTTGTTCAATGACACACATGATATTAATTCATAAGCAAAATGATGCAAAAACCAATAATACATAGAAGCAACCATGAATTCATCAGCAGGTACATAACAGTGAAACCAATGAGTCAAGCTCACACTGAACAAATGCAACATTAGAGCTCAGTTCTAGCCTTCTAGCACATAAATTGTCTGGGCAAGATTAATTACTAGTTACAAATCAATATAGTAAGCTGACTGCAAAAAAAATCCAGCACATTCTTTTATAATGTGACCATACAGACTGTTAATACTCGTGGATGTGGTGAAAGATCAATAAATACTTACAGATTCAGCCTTCCAGCCATTACCAAAAGCGAACTCAATAGGTTCATAGCCTCTGCATTCAAAGACCATCAAACAAGTCATCTCTCCTTTCTGGCTCTGCTCAGCAGTCAGTGGTGTTCCCTGCCCAGGAATCATCACAACTGATCCATCCCTCGAACATAACTTGCACTGAAAGAAAACCAGAACACCGTACTGATAAGACATATAACGATATCACAAAAGTATGTACTGGAGGAAGTTTTTTGCTCCTGTACACATTCCCTAGAAAGATCTAGGGAAAACAAAGGCAGGAGCCTTTCAAAAGTCACTAAGCAATATAATCTACCATCAGGTAATAAAACATTcagatttaaattatataaatcatAAAATGGTTTGCCATAGAAGTGCCTATTTGACAAAGTAGTATTATGGATCCTATGAAGTCCCTTAAAAATCGAAAATACGAGATGCTTAAGCTTCCAACAAAACTAATGTGCAACAGAGTAATGAGATCTTGCAACACTGAAGCGCAATATAAGTACTTCTCTAGCAAGGTGCAGGTGTAATGACACCAAGAGAAGGGTGTTCTACCAGCAGTTTGAAATCCTTTATATTTGGTGAAGCTCATTGCCATAGGGCATTTGAGATGCATAGTGTGTCCTTTTAAAAAAGTTAGCACATGAATCTGTAATCAAATACTCCCTACTAAAGTTGTACTAAAGCTGCACAAAGTAATATGGACAGAGGGAGTACTCTCTTTGTATCTCAAAGACTGAAGGACAGTGAGCTAGCTGTCTGCTTTTAAAACGTCCTGATGGTTCCTACTGTCAATTCTAGCCAACCGGGAGAGACCGATGTTTATCCACTAAATAACTGGTTCAATGAAGGTCCATAATAAATAGACAAAAGGAAACCATATATTAATAATACCCATTACCCACAGAAATCAAATAAATCTGTCTATCCCAGACACGTTTAGTGATAGCAATGGAGAATTGTAAGCAGATTGGTACTGTAAGCAAGTATATTGTGTCCCTGCTGTTTAAATAAAGATATCAGCTTGCAAACTAAACTtccattaagaaaataaaaaacaaaataagATCGCCCTGTGTTCAATTGTTCAGTACTCATTATTCAAAAAAAAAGGGAGTGTCAGAAACAGTGCCAGCAATAACAAAGCCCCAGACAACACATGCAGTGTTGCAGGCTAGAAACGAGAGTTACAAGACAGTCAAAGTTCTCTAGCATAAGCAAAGTAAACAGTCCTCCCAAAATAAGTCAAACTGACAGCTTGATGCCATCAGTCCACCTTGGATTTGTTTCATCCAAAAGATGGGCATCCTTTTGTTAAAATCCAATTCACAATATGAACATGCTATATGCGTCGTTGAAGGCCTCATAAGATAATTTAAACTATTACcacataaacaagcagacagaacacatattatatatatataaattgttTGGACTTCACTTGCAAAATCACATGAAACCAAAATTATCACCACACAATAGCATAGACTTAGAAGAGCTTAACCAACGTCACACAGTAACAAAATTCCTGGACATGTATGCCAATCGTAGAAGATGGCACACCTATGTTCTTAACTCGAACACAAACTGATCCTCCACCAGACTATTCGATCTTCCCCATTTTGGTTCAAAATAGTTCAATCCCCATCTTAATGACACCTGGCATCAAACGGTGTAAACAGAGAACAGACTACCAAATCCCACACGGAAATTTCAACCCTATTAATTCTGCGAACAGTACACACAACACAGGAACAAGCCTATCGATCCTATCAATGCAGAAACCCGCATTTCCAGTCTCATCGACGACATAAAAAGTATTTTCCACAGACAGAAAGCTAAGGGCACATATGAATGAGTCCAGAGGAGGCATGCGGTGACAGAAGGTGGCACCTTCTGGAGGAGATTGGAGGTGCCTTTGCCGGTGGGCAGTTCGACGACCTCGTTGAGGGAGACGCAGGTGGTCTTGGCGCTCGTCTCTCCGCAGCTCTCGCACCGCAGCTGCGATCGATCGGACGCAGATACGCAATCGCCGTCAGAATCATCCGAATCGTAGAGAGATGTAGGCGGAGTCAGGAAGCAAACCTTGAAGTAGTAAGGGTAGCTGGGGTCGTCGCAGCCGCCGCGGGGCTGCAGGTTGGTGAGGCCGTCGAGCTCTGCCCCCACGAGCAGCGCGAAGAACACCATCTCCCCTCCGGTCGACGGggttgccgccgcctcctcctctttCAGTCCTCGCTAGGGTTGGGGGCTTGGGTGGCGTCGGTGGCAGGCGAAGGCTTGAGAGGAGAAGTGGgtgggtttgggtttgggtttgtgTGTTCGCTTTGCCTTCGTTCCGGGGGAGAAGGGGACGGGGGAGGAATAtgtgtttcttttctttctttttttcttttttgcggatGGGAAGAATATGTTTGGTCGCTCTGCGCCTCTCGCCGTTTCGGAACAAGTTGGACAGGAATGCCCCTGGATTTTTTATCCTACGTACACCTTGGTTTATTTttgggtcccgataactgccacacgtgtggtgtatcggatagttgtgccacacgcctcgtgtggcatggacagaAACCAGctcacacacctacgtgtgggcaaaataactaatgcccacacacatctttttttccctcctgaaccctctcacacacgtgcgtgtgggcgaagttgataatgcccacacgcccgtatgtcaggcctcgtacccttctggtcccgcacgcgacgcgtgacgcccaccacgcgcccgcagttgccatggtccagaccctcgtccatgttcgtttatctgcagttgccatgtcgctgaactacggttgccatgtcggataactgcagttgccatggttgctcaactgcagttgtcatgtatggtctgatctaatgtagttgccatgatttcataactttaggagttgccacatactaacactaggcggttgagagagttgccatgtgctcacaagcatgctagggcagttgccatgtaaaaaggaagagttgccatctgcttacgtgcacgttatagcagttgccatgtacgtgcacgttggggcagttgccatgtaccatgcaaaaacacatggcaactcggtaaaagacagttgtcatctgcttacgtgcacactaggcagttgccgtgcatcctgcaaaaacacatggcaactcgggtaaaaaaagcgagttgccacctgcttataaagcacattagaggcagttgccatgtgcgctgcaAAAACACATAGCAACTAGCAGCTTACGTGTGGGAGAGGAGACCCGCGTGTGgacgagatggcaaatgcccatacaccagcccttgtgcgtgactgaaaactggtgtgtgggtgaactgctaaacgcccacacaccggcccctccgtgtggtaaaacgaatgtgtgggcgaactatgtcacacaccacacacacgccttgtcctacgtggcacagaaaatcaGCCAAATTATGTCAAGATTCGTGTATATAGTACTGGACGATGATGGATGCGTGTGGTTGAGATGatcaacgcccacacgtgtgggcattaacATTTCCGTTATTTTTTACTCTCTCCGCCTCATAATATAAGAGTgccaaaaaaacgtcttacattataaaATAGAGGGAGtagttaactactccctccgttcctaaataattgtctttttagatatttcaacaagtgactacatacggagcaaaatgaatgaatctacactctaaaacatatCTACATAcacccgtatgttgtagtccatttgagatggctagaaagacaattatttgagaacggagggagtataaactaTCGTAAATGATAAGCGTCACACATATGACATGAAACACTTCGTCTCTGACACTTTTTATAACTAAAATTGCCATCAGGAATTTTTTTTGCCATACTTCTCATTCGCGTTTGCTTTTCTCAAAGTCTTTCGGTTTCCAGTCCGATCGTTGAACTTTATAGTTCCGCATGTGGTACTAACAAACGTGTCATTCATGCATctttaagggcatgtacaatggtggcatatggatacagaTACCCCATGACAAAAGTAGCTTGAGGTATCTATATTGATTTTTTCTCTTCAATGCAAGCTACTACTAGTGAGCCTCATCAAATAATAGAAAGTAGACTCTTACTACACATGCATCCCTACTTTTCACTTCAGCTTTTTCAGCTTTATGCACTGGACCATATTTTTTCTCCCCAAGTATCCGTCTCTTGCAGAGGATCC contains:
- the LOC119276087 gene encoding CXXC motif containing zinc binding protein-like; this translates as MVFFALLVGAELDGLTNLQPRGGCDDPSYPYYFKLRCESCGETSAKTTCVSLNEVVELPTGKGTSNLLQKCKLCSRDGSVVMIPGQGTPLTAEQSQKGEMTCLMVFECRGYEPIEFAFGNGWKAESVHGTPFDIDLSEGEFDEYDEKGECPVALSKLQSTFKVVKKQGFHGKTRYV